From the Cohaesibacter sp. ES.047 genome, the window TCGTAACCGACATAGACCCCAACCACCAGATCGGGTGAATATCCCACGAACCAGGCGTCCCGCTCGTCGTTGGTGGTGCCGGTCTTGCCCGCAATCGGTTTGCCGACTTCACGCACGACCGGAGCTGTACCGCGTGTAACGACCCCTTCAAGCATGGAAGTGATCTGATAGGCAGTCATCGGATCGAGCACCTGTTCGCGATTGTCGATCACTTCAGGCTCATCCTGATTCTGCCAGCTCTGCACGTTGCAGGCGTCGCAGATGCGCTGATCATGCTTATAGATGGTTTTGCCGTAGCGGTCCTGCACACGGTCGACAAAGGTCGGCGTTACACGCCGTCCGCCATTAGCGAGCATCGAATAGGCCGTCACCATGCGCATGACCGTCGTTTCACCCGCGCCCAGCGCCATCGACAGCACCGGCATGAGATTGTCATAGATGCCAAAGCGTTTGGCATATTCGGCAACAAGCGGCATGCCCATGTCCTGTGCAAGACGCACGGTCATCACGTTACGTGACTTTTCGATCCCAAGACGCAGGGTCGAAGGACCATAGAATTTGCCACCATAGTTCTGGGGCCGCCAGATGCCCTGTCCACCACCCTGCTGGATCTCGATCGGCGCATCCATCACCACGCTCGAAGGCGTGTAGCCATTGTCGAGTGCTGTTGCATAGACAAACGGCTTGAACGACGATCCGGGCTGACGGTAGGCCTGTGTCGCACGGTCGAACTGGCTCTGGTCATAGGAAAACCCGCCAGCAATCGCGAGGATCCGACCCGTATAGGGATCCATGGCAATCAACGCGCCAGAGACTTCCGGCGGCTGCTCCAGACTGTAGCTGCCATCCTCCTCTTTGGTCACATAAACCACGTCACCAGGCGCGAATACATCAGAGGTCTTTCGAATCGCCTTGCCCTTGCGATCGCCCTTGGACCACTTGGCCCATTTCAGATCTTTGAGCGGAATGGTGCCAGTTTCACGCGCCGTAGAGACCTCGCCTGTAGCGTCTTTTTCGGGACGCAAACCAATGGTCGCTTCGTTGTCGCCAGCTTCCAGAACGACGGCCAGCTTCCACTCGGGAACGTCAGAGAGCGGATCGATCTTGTAAAGAGCGGTTCCCCAATCATCGGTAATCGACGCTGTCTTCACGGGACCGCGCCACCCCTTACGGCGATCATACTTGATCAGGCCATCATTGAGAGCCTTGCGGGCTTCAACCTGCAGATCAACATCAAGCGATGTGCGAACCGACAATCCACCCTTGTAGAGCTTTTCGGTTCCGAATTCCTCGTCAATCCATCGGCGCACTTCCTCGGCGAAATAGTCCGCAGCAAATATATGCGCACCACGGGGACGGAACTTGACCTCAAGATCGGACGCCTTGGCCTGATTGGCCTCTTCGATTGTGGCATAGCCATTGTTGACCATCTGGTCGATGACCCAATTGCGTCGCTCGATGGCCTTTTCGGTATCATGGATCGGATGATAGTTGTTCGGAGCCTTGGGTAGGGCCGCCAGATAGGCCACCTCGGCCAAAGTCAGCTCGTGTACGGATTTGTCGAAATAGTGCAGCGCAGCCGACCCGATGCCATAAGAACCGATCCCGAAGAAGATCTCGTTGAGATAAAGCTCAAGGATCTCGTCTTTCGAGAAGGCCTGCTCGATACGCATTGACAGAAGCGCTTCCTTGATCTTGCGCTCATAGGATTGCTCCGAGCTTAGAAGGAAGTTCTTCGCCACCTGCTGGGTGATGGTCGACGCACCGACAGGACGCCGGTTCGATCCATAATTGCGCACGTTGGTCACGATCGCACGGGCAATGCCCATGAAGTCAAGGCCGGCATGATTATAGAAATTTTTGTCCTCGGCAGACAGGAAAGCCTGTTTCACACGATCAGGAATTGCCTGAATAGGTAGGAACAGACGACGCTGTTCTGCATATTCCGCCATCAACTGACCGTCAGCCGCATGAATTCGGGTCATCACCGGTGGTTCGTAATTCCGCAAGGCCGTGAAGTCGGGCAGTCCCGCCATCATGGAGTTGAGGAAGATGTACACGGCGACCGCCACGACGATGAACAGAACTGACCCTGCGGCAAACAAAAAGCCGAAGAAACGCCAAATTATCATATCTGTCCCTATTTTCTCATTCGCTCGGAGTTGCGCAACTGACACCGCAGGGTGCCGCTCTCAGGTCGTTCCATCCCATGCAAAGTCGCAAGCACGAATCATGTTTTTAAGGATTCGGACCCCGCAACGCAGGGCCAAGACTTATTCTGCCAATTTTCAATTTGCAACCATTCCATCACATTGGGGCAGCAAAAGGGCTTGGAATGCCACATATTGGGCACAGTGGCATTGACCGAAACAGCGTGTTATTTTTGCCACACCGCCCCGAGCGCTCGGATTTCAGGTCTTGGCCTGCTTGTCATCCGCCCCGTTCCGCCGCCTCTTGCTCTCTTGATCCAACTGCGCGAGCCAACGGCTCATGGGATGGGTGGAAAGGCCATGCAGAAAGACACTCATCAAGACAGTCGTGAAAACGACCCCGGCAATGAAATCCGTATGCGGAACACCAGCATTGCTGACAATCTCGACGAACACGAGGCTCGCCAGACCGCGCGGTCCAAACCATCCCAAATAGGTCTTCCCGGCCAGTGTTTCACCAGACCAGGCAAGAGACAGAATGATGGACAGGCTGCGCACCACGGTAAGACTGAGCAAGGCGTAGACCAGCACTGTCCAATGCATCACGGGCATCATGATATCAAGCATGACCGCACCGAAAAATACCCAGACAACAAGAGATAACGTCTCTCCCACCTCGGTCGCCCCCTCGATCATACCGTGGGAGAAGCGCTTGGTCAGTTGCCGGAACATCAGCCCGCCACAGAAAGCCGCGATATAGCCGCTGCCCTCCAGTTCCTGTGCGAAGGCAAAACTGCACATCGCCAAGGCAACAACAGGAATCTGCTTCCAGTCGGCATCGACCCAATTAAAGCGCTTGGCCTGCTGCATCAGAAAAACGCCAACCATCGAAACAGCGACACCAACAACGACGCCCAGACCGATCTCGCGCAGAAGGATCACCATCACATCGGTGCCGCTCATCGACGAATCCGGCAGCGCAACAGCCAACTCGATCAGAACCAGAAGGACCGGCACCGCAAGACCATCATTGAGCCCGCTCTCAACATTAAGGCCGGTGCGCAGATAGTTCGGCACCGCCTCGTCATGCAGACATTCCGCACCAAGCGCGGCGTCGGTTGCCGCCAGACAACAGGCAACAATCGCGATTTCCCAGATCGGAAGGTGATCGAATAAAAGCCAGCCGACGGCGGTTCCCAGCAGCATCACCAGAGGCATGCCGATGAACAGCATGCGTTCGGGAATGCGGATTTTGTGCACAAGAGCGGACCGATTGGCCGTGGCTGCATCAGTGAAAAGCACAAGCGCCAGTGTCCAGTCGGCAAAGGTGCGTACACTGTGGGCATTGATGTTGAATTCAAACAACCCAAGGCCCCAATTGCCTGCCAGCAATCCAAAAAGCACAAAGATCATCGGCCCGGTCAGCACCGTCGACGACAATCTGGCCGAAATCAGCGAATAGAAAAAGGCAAAGGCCGCAAGCAGTCCGACATTGGCAATCATGACAATCCTCTCACGGCCATGCGTTCCGCCCGACTTGGGAGGACCGGATCCTATCCCGCGTCCGGTGCAATCAGACCACTGGACTGCGTTGAGCGACGCAGAAAGAACGTCCGCATCGATTTCGAAATGGACTCGACCGCCTTTTCTTGCCAGGCTTTCGAAGCCAGCGCCGACTGATCCTTGCTATTGGACAGATAGCCCAACTCCACCAGCACGCTGGGGATGTCCGGTGCCTTAAGCACCTTGAACCCGGCAGAGCGCTCAGGGGTCTTTGACAGTCGGATGGAAGACTTCAGCGCACCAACCAGTGTGCGCGAGTAAAGCGCCGAATGATTGGAGGTCTCTCTGCGGGTCAGATCGATGAGAATGTCCGCGACGACATCATCATCCTTCTCGATCTCAAGACCGGCGAGAAGATCCGACCTGTTTTCCTGCCTTGCGAGACGCGCGGCAACAGCGTCCGACGCCTTGTCCGAAAGGGTGTAGACCGTGGCTCCACGCACATAACTCTGCCTAACCGTATCGGCATGAATAGAGACGAACAAGTCCGCTTTCAACTCCCGCGCAATGGCGACGCGCTTCGAAAGTGAGATGAACACATCTTTCTCACGGGTCATGGCAACCCGAACATGCCCGTCCTTCTCCAGTCGCTTCTTCAGCGCCTTGGCAAAAGTCAGCACCAACTCGCTCTCTTTGAGACCAGAGCGCGATGTGGCGCCCCGGTCAATGCCCCCGTGCCCCGGATCAATCACCACCAATGGCCGTGGGTCTTCCGGGGGGGCCTCATCCACAGCGCTGGACGCTGCAGCTACAGCAAGGCGCTTGTCGTCGATCGTGCCGTCGACATCGACGTGCATCACATCCTTCATGGTCTCCTTGACAAAGACGTCTTGCTCGACCGCTTCAAGTTCGATCAGGATCTTGGCAGGAATATCATCAACCGGCGGGAAGGTCTGGGCCTTGATGATCCGCACAGGGTCGGTCAGGTCCAGAACGATGCGAGAGCGGGAGCCGCTGAAGGAACCAAACCGGAAATTCTTGACCAGCGCACGCTCCACCTGCCCCATGCCATGCTCGACCTCGAAATCCATGCCCGGCAGATCGATTACCAACCGGTAGGGTTCATCAAGGGCAAAGATCGTGAAGTCGACAGGCTGGCTGACATCAATCACAAAGCGCGACAGCTCTTTGGTGCCAGTGGTTCGCACGGCTTCAACGACAACAGGGTCGGAGCCAGACTGATCATCCGCCCGCGCTCCATCAACGCCAAACAACGATACAGCCGCAAGACACACCAGAAGGGTCAGCAAGGCTCTGCCGCTTGCGCACCGGAGCCGTGCGCTGACGTCTGCGAGAATGGATATCATTCGAGCTTTTCGTTTCAAGGATCCGCTCATGCTCAAGAAGTCTCTATCTGCCTTTGAAAGATTTGCTAAACCATAAACACGTCGAGGTTAACCCCATCTTGACAGAAATCACCTAAGAGTGACTCAAGCCTACTGCTTTCATACAGGACTTCGGGTGTCCATATGTATCAAATGCGACACAGATGATGCGTTGCACTTGCATATTCCCGCAAGGAACCCTAAAAAGGCCAATGGGCTATTGTTGCAAAGCAATGATCCGATTCGATGATTTGCATGTTTGACCGAGTAAAATCAGAAGATGCAAATTGACGGCAACCGCACCCGTTTCGACGTGTTCAACGACCGTTGCGACGAAAGGGAGCGCCGACGAATTGTACATGCCAAGCTTTAAGCAAAATGCCTCAGGATATCAGACTGTTATCCTGGAAACATGATTTTTCGCCGCAAGTCCCTTGGCTCTAACAAAGCTTGGGACTTACTGGCCTTTTAGAACCCCCTCCCCGAATGCAGCGTTTTTTCGCATTCGCCGGGTAGCGAATTTCAACAAGAGGACCCCGCCAAGTGATGTGCACAACGACAAGACAGAAGGTCGGAGATCGCTTTGCAGCCATGCTGCATGCCCTGACCAACGGTCGTCGGCACGTCCGTCCACAGGAGAAGGCAGGGTCGTCCCCAGATAAAAGCGGAGAAGCGCGAACCTGCCGAGTGTCGGAAATTCCGGCCAGAACGGTTGTCGGCGCGCCTTTCCGTGGAGACACGTTCCAATGCCAAATCAAATGCTCGTCGATGCGACGCACCCGGAAGAGACCCGGGTTGTTGTCGTACGCGGCAATCGGGTCGAGGAATTCGACTTTGAGTCCGCCAATCGCAAACAATTGCGCGGTAATATCTATCTAGCGAAAGTTACCAGAGTTGAGCCTTCGCTTCAGGCTGCATTCGTCGACTACGGCGGCAACCGTCATGGCTTTCTCGCATTCAGCGAAATCCATCCCGATTATTACCAGATCCCGGTAGCTGACCGTCAGGCGCTCCTTGAGGAAGAAAAAGGCCATCATTCCGACGACGAGGAAGATGAGTCCGAAGCGGCCGAACCAAAGCGCAAACGCTCTTCGCGGTCTCGCCGGAATTCCAAACAGTCCAAGAAGAACAACGGCGACGCCAAGCAGCCAGAAGCAGCAGACAAGACGGACAATCAGTCCGACAGCGACACCTCTGCGGCGGACACCCAGTCTGCTGATACGCCCGATTCGGAGCCTGCGAACAATCCGGAGAACAACGATGTGGCCGCGAGTGCTGCCTCGGAGAGCTCCGATGTTCCGGCCGCTGACGCTCCTTCAGGATCAGACGATGACGACAGCAATCCGCCAGCACAGGCGCACGCAGTCGCCAAGGATGACAGTGTCGAGGTAGACCCTGACGACATCGAGGAAGCCGAGGAACTGGACGACGACGAAAAAGTCCCGTTCGAAGCGCTCGACGACAGCGATGACGATGATGATTCCGATGAGAACGGCGATGTCGAGCATGTCGGTGCTGAAGACGCAATGGAAGAAGTACCGGAGCGCCGCACCCGTCGTCGCGCTCGCCAGTACAAGATCCAGGAAGTCATCAAGCGTCGCCAGATCCTTCTGGTTCAGGTCGTCAAGGAAGAACGCGGCAACAAGGGCGCAGCCCTGACCACCTATCTTTCCCTCGCAGGCCGTTATTCGGTCCTGATGCCGAACACGGCACGCGGTGGCGGCATTTCGCGCAAGATCACCAACGTGACCGACCGCAAGCGCCTTAAAACAATTGCTTCCGAGCTGGAAGTTGCCGACGGCATGGGCGTCATCCTGCGCACAGCCGGTGCATCGCGTACCAAGACCGAGATCAAGCGCGATTTCGAATATCTCCTGCGTCTGTGGGAGAATGTTCGCGATCTGACCCTACAATCCGCCGCGCCGACGCTGGTCTATGAGGAGGGATCGCTGATCAAGCGATCCATTCGAGACCTTTACAACAAGGACATCGATCAGGTTCTTGTCGCTGGCGAAGAAGGCTACAAGGAAGCCAAGGGCTTCATGCGCATGCTCATGCCGAGCCATGCCCGCAATGTTCAGCCCTATCGCGATCCGCAGCCGATCTTCACGCGCATGGGCATCGAAAATCAGCTCGACGCCATGTTCAGCCCGCAGGTCACACTGAAATCCGGCGGCTATATCGTCATCGACCAGACCGAGGCTCTTGTCTCTATCGACGTCAACTCGGGGCGTTCGACCCGCGAGCACAACATCGAGGACACGGCGCTTTCGACCAACTTGGAAGCGTCCGAAGAGATTTCCCGTCAGTTGCGTCTGCGCGATCTGGCCGGCCTTGTTGTCATCGACTTCATCGATATGGAAGAGAAGCGCAACAACCGGTCTGTCGAGAAACGCCTGAAGGATTGCCTCAAGTCCGACCGTGCCCGCATTCAGGTCGGCCGCATATCCCATTTCGGCCTCATGGAAATGTCCCGCCAGCGCATCCGCACCGGCGTTCTGGAAAGCTCCATGGACCCCTGCCCGCATTGTCATGGCACCGGCTATGTCCGAGCATCGGCCTCTGTTGCGCTGTTGATTCTGCGCTCCATTGAGGACCACCTGCTCAAGGGTGTGACCCATCATGTCGTGGTCAAGACCCGCGGCAATGTGGCTCTTTATATCCTCAACCAGAAACGTCAGAACCTGTTCGAATTGGAAGGCCGCTTTGGCGTGAACATCTTCATTGAGGTCGACGATCATCTGGAAGGCAAACATCTGGAAATCGAACGGGGGGATCCGCTCGAGGAGCCAGTCGCTCCCACTCCGACCGTTTCCATGCTGATGACCGACGATCTCGACAATGACGACGATCTCGAGTTCGAAGCCGAAATGGAACGCGAACAGGATGAGGAAAGCAGCTCGAAAAAACGCCGCCGTCGCAGACGTCGCAAGAAAGGCAACCAGCAAGACCTGAGAAATGGTCAGCAGGATGACGATAACGATAGCGATGATGGCGATAATGACACCGACGCTGACGATGACAGCGAAAACGGTGAAGCCTCCTCTGGTCAGCAGGACGCTAGCAGCGATGATGACAATGACGAAAGGCCGAAAAAGAGCCGTCGTCGTGGTCGCCGCGGCGGTCGCCGTAATCGCCGCAATCGCAACAATGACGGTCAGGATCAGACGTCTGACGCTTCAGGCGAAGATGATGCGGCATCCGCAAGTGAAGGGTCGCCCGACAGGTCTTCTGACGACAGCTCTTCTGATGCCAGCTCTTCTGAAGAAAGTTCCTCAGAGAATAGAGCATCTGTGAGCGATCAAAATCCGGACCGGAATGACGCCCCAGAACCGATCATCTCGGCAGAACCGACAGGCGAACTGCCTGACATGGCACCGATCGCTGCAAGTGAAGAAGTCGGCAATGTCACTGAAGAAACAGTGACGCCCGAAATCGCAGCGCCCGAACCTGCATCAGAGGTTATCAGCGAAGCCGCAAGCTCCGAAGAAGCCGCAGCAACTATGTCAGACGTAACGCAAGCAGCCGAACCCGCTCCAGATGCGCAAGCATCGGTCGAGAGCACGGCAGAAAACGAGCAAGACGACGTCAAAGGCGAGGAGGCAGCAGATGCCGACACCGCCCCCTTTCCCGTCGAAAGCAAACAAGAAAAGTCCGAACCAGAGCAGTCAGAAGACAAACGGCCCAAGCGCTCCGGTTGGTGGAATCGCAACGGCTTTCTTTAAACGCTGGTTGAAATTCTGACCCAGACTTCTTGGATCAACACAAAAGCCGCTTCCCTTCGGAAGCGGCTTTTTTTATCCACAAGCGGTCATCTCAATCGGCAGTTTAATCGGCAGTTTAATCGAGAACGCCAAATACCATTCAGAATTGAGTTAACCAGCACTATTACCAATACAAATCCCGTAAAAACCCCTTTCCTTGCGACGATACAAAAGGGTAGTTTTACACACCTACATTTGTACAAACCGGAATTTGAAGCATTCAAAGCAGTTTGGTTTATACTGTTTTCTATTGTGGTTAGCGGGGGTAAGGCGATGACAGATCACCTAGAAAACACGACAGAAATTCGCGACATCCTGAACCAAGCATACAAGAAAGCGGACGCGATGAACGCGTCATTTCTTTGTTACCTCATCATGATGGCAATGCAGGAATGCCATGGGCACCTGATCAAGACCGAAGCGATGACTTCCAACGGATCCAAGCACCCAATCGCTTGATGGCCTCGGCCATATCCACTTCGGTGCCTGCAAAGGATAGTCTGACAAAGCGGTGGCCGCGCGTGATATCAAAATCGGCCCCCGGCGTGATGGCGACCTTCGCCTCCGTGAGACATCGGTTGGCGAAATCCATGGAATCGTTGGTCAGCTTGCTGACATCGCAATAGGTGTAGAAGGCTCCGTCCATGGGCATGAAATCCCCCAGCCCGATCCCCGGCAAAGCTTCCACCAACAGGGCCCTGTTACGGCCATATCCTGCCTTGATCGCTTCAAGCTCCTCAGTGGCATCGAAAGCCGCCATGGCCGCAACCTGACTGAGCATCGGCGCCGAAATATAGAGGCTCTGTCCAAGGCATTCGACCGACCGCCGCGCCTTGTCCGGCAACACCATCCAGCCGATGCGCCACCCGGTCATGCAGTAATATTTCGAGAAGCTGTTGATGATCACCACATTGGGCGAGATCGCGAGCGCCGTTTGTGCCTCGAAGCTATACTCAAGCCCGTGGTAGATTTCATCGGAAATGAACCAGATCCCCAGTTCCTCGCAAGTCTCGATCACCGACTGCAGGGCTTCGGCTTCCATGATCGTTCCCGATGGATTGGAAGGGCTGGCGATGAGCACGCCCTTGACCGAACCCTCCAGATGAGCGGCACGAATGGCGTCGGCGGTCAGACACCAGCGGTCCTCGGCTCTGGTCTCCACTTCGACAACCTCCAGCCCGAGGGCGGACAGAATATTGCGATAGGCCGGGTAGCCCGGACTTGGCAGGATGATCCGGTCTCCAGCCTCAAACAATGCAAGAAAAGCAAGATTGAACCCGGCGCTGGACCCGGTCGTCACAGCGACCTGATCCGGTGAAACAGACACGCCATATCTCTCCATATAGTGCTGGGCGATCCGCTCCCGAAGCGGCAGGATCCCGAGCGCATCGGTGTATCCGATCCGGCCATCCACCAGCGCCTTTTGCGCGGCCTCAAGGACCGGCTGAGGAGCCGGAGCCCCCGGTTGGCCGACCTCCATATGAACGATATCGGCCCCGTCAGCCGCCATGACATTGGCCTTGGCCATCACATCCATCGCCAGAAAAGGCTGGATCGCTCCCCGCTTGGAAATCGTGAGCATGTTTCTTTCCCTTTGGCTGTCTTTTCCCTCCTGTGCCATAATTTCACCCCTGAGGGATGAAACCATCCGGGCCAAACCAAAACGAAGCGCTGATGGTGTTGCTTCAGTCTTAGTCACCCGCAAGTGGGAAAAGGCGGTGTTCATGTTTCTAGGCTTTGGTATCAAGTCTTTGCGAAAACTTCTACCGGTTTGCACACCTGTTGAAGTCAACCGGACAAAACAGCGGATACTCAGGAGCGCATCTCACAGCCTGCTGGCTGCCTTGATCGCGCTTGGCCCTATCCTGCATGCCGCAAGCGCCAACGCTCAGAACAGCAAGCTGCGCCTTGTGCGCGATGCCGAGACCGAAGAGCTGATCAGAGACTACGCCCGTCCAATTCTCAAGGTTGCGGGTCTCAAGCCGGGCAACATCCGTATCCATCTGGTCAATGACAGCCGCATGAATGCCTTCGTCGTCGATGGCAAGCGAATCTTCATCAACACCGGCACCTTGATTGCCGCCAAGACCCCCAACGAAGTCATCGGCATCCTTGCCCATGAAACGGGCCACATCGCTGGCGGCCATCTCGTCCGGCTGCGTCGGGCGGTTGAAAATGCACAGACAATGGCGGTGGTCGGGATGCTTTTGGGAGCAGGTGCCGCCGCAGCAGGCGCTGCCACAGGCAACAGGAATGCCGCAGCAGTAGGAAGCGGCATCATGATGGGCTCCCCCACCATTGCCCAGAATTCCTTGCTCAACTATGCCCGCACCGAAGAAATCGCCGCCGACCGCGCTGCGATCCGCTACCTCGAACGGTCGGGCCAGTCGGCCAAAGGCATGCTGACCACATTCCAGCGCTTTGCGGATCAGGATCTCTTCTCATCGCGCTACGTCGATCCCTATATCCAGTCCCATCCCCTGCCCCGCGAGCGCATTTCACAGATTGAGCGCCTCGCAAAAAGCAGCAAGCACTATCAAAAAAAGGACAGTCCAGCGCTTCAATTCCGCCATGACATGGTGCGCGCCAAGCTGTCGGCCTTTACCCAGCGCGCCAAGCGCGTGATGCGCAAATACAAGGGCAACGATCTCCCCAGCCAATATGCCCGTGCGATCGTCACCTATCGCCTCGGCAGCCACAAGAAGGCTCTTCGGCTCGTTGACAGCCTGATCAAGGCCCGTCCCGACTTCCCTTACTTCTGGGAACTTAAGGGGCAGATTCTGCTCGAAACAGGGTCGGGCGACCAGGCCATTGCCCCGCTCAATCAGGCCGTGAACATGCATCCGAATGAAGGACTTCTGCGCGTCATGCTCGGACAGGCGCTGCTTTCGGCCAAACGCAACCGCAATCCGAAAGCGGCCATATCGCATTTGCGCCGCGGTCTTCAGAATGACCCAGACCAACCCATCGGCTATCGCCTTCTCGCTCAGGCCTATGACCAGATCGGAAAACGGGCCGAAGCCGAAATGGCCACCGCAAACGGCTATTTCGCGCAAGGCGATATCAGCTCGGCAAAAGCCATGGCCACCCGCGCCCAGAAAAAGCTCAAACGCGGCAGCCCCGAATGGGTTCAGGCGCAGGACATCATCGATTACAGACCACCGAAAATCTGAATGGCCAGCAAAGCTCTGGCACCCATGCGCCCCTGTCGACAGGCCGCGGTAAATGGTCACTTTCAAGTGAACAATTTCAGTTTTGTCACCAAATGGGCCCATTCTGGCATAAGGTGCGCCCAAAGAGACAGTCACGACCTCCGTTGACCCGACGGACAAACATCAAGGATGCTATTCCATGCAACCAGTCAAGCACTTGATTGCCCTGCTGCTGTTCGCCATAGCGACCACGGGCCTAGCGGCCGGCAACGCCAACGCCGCCTCCTTCGACGATGCTCAGAAGGAAGAAATCGAACAGATCGTCACCGACTATCTTTTGGAAAATCCCGATGTTATCCGTCAGGTTTTTGGCAAGCTCCGCGAAGAAGATTCCAAGCGTGAACAAGCCGCTCGCGCCGAGCGTGCCAATCGCGCCAAACAGGCCTTGGCCGAAAACAAGGATGAGCTCCTCAATGCCGAGGACCAGATCGTCTTTGGCAACCCGGACGGCGATGTGACCATCGTGGAGTTTCTCGACTACAACTGCGGCTACTGCAAACAGGCCTTCGGCAGCATGTTGTCGCTTGTAGAGAGTGATAAGGATCTTCGCTTCATCGTCAAGGAATGGCCGGTTCTGGGTCCGCAATCCATGGAGGCAGCCCTTGTTGCCATGGCCGTCACGCAAGAAGCGCCGGAAAAATACTGGGACTTCCACAAGGCAATGATGACCTTGCGCGGCACGGCTGACAAGGAAAGCGCCCTGCGTGTTGCCGAAAAACTCGGCCTATCACGAAGCAAGCTTGAGGCACTTTATGAAGACAAGTCGCTGATCAAGCCAATCGAAGACAACTACCGTCTTGCAGAAGCGCTGCAACTGACCGGCACACCCGGTTTTGTCGTTGGCGATGAGGTCATCCCGGGATTTGTTCCGGCCCAAGCCCTTCAGAGCAAGCTGGAATCGGTCCGCTCCTGTGGCTCGACAACCTGCTGATCAGCAAGCGTGATGGCGTTCGGCGGATCGCCCCAAAGGCCCTGAAGCCTGAAGCGAGAGAGCCAGCCAGAGAGCCTGAGACAAGGCATCGGGGGCCGCACCAAGACGCGAGCGACCCCAATCAAGCAATCGATCAGGGAACAACAAACTTGGCCCTGATCGGTTCTCCAGAAAGGCAATCGGCACGTCACCTATAGAGCCGATGACGAAAACAACCATAAAAAGGCCATGTTTTCGCAAAAACTTGCCGATAATTACTGCCCAAAAGTCGGGACATCCCCCAACAACACTTCCCTCTCATCGATGGA encodes:
- a CDS encoding pyridoxal phosphate-dependent aminotransferase produces the protein MLTISKRGAIQPFLAMDVMAKANVMAADGADIVHMEVGQPGAPAPQPVLEAAQKALVDGRIGYTDALGILPLRERIAQHYMERYGVSVSPDQVAVTTGSSAGFNLAFLALFEAGDRIILPSPGYPAYRNILSALGLEVVEVETRAEDRWCLTADAIRAAHLEGSVKGVLIASPSNPSGTIMEAEALQSVIETCEELGIWFISDEIYHGLEYSFEAQTALAISPNVVIINSFSKYYCMTGWRIGWMVLPDKARRSVECLGQSLYISAPMLSQVAAMAAFDATEELEAIKAGYGRNRALLVEALPGIGLGDFMPMDGAFYTYCDVSKLTNDSMDFANRCLTEAKVAITPGADFDITRGHRFVRLSFAGTEVDMAEAIKRLGAWIRWKSSLRS
- a CDS encoding M48 family metalloprotease, producing the protein MFLGFGIKSLRKLLPVCTPVEVNRTKQRILRSASHSLLAALIALGPILHAASANAQNSKLRLVRDAETEELIRDYARPILKVAGLKPGNIRIHLVNDSRMNAFVVDGKRIFINTGTLIAAKTPNEVIGILAHETGHIAGGHLVRLRRAVENAQTMAVVGMLLGAGAAAAGAATGNRNAAAVGSGIMMGSPTIAQNSLLNYARTEEIAADRAAIRYLERSGQSAKGMLTTFQRFADQDLFSSRYVDPYIQSHPLPRERISQIERLAKSSKHYQKKDSPALQFRHDMVRAKLSAFTQRAKRVMRKYKGNDLPSQYARAIVTYRLGSHKKALRLVDSLIKARPDFPYFWELKGQILLETGSGDQAIAPLNQAVNMHPNEGLLRVMLGQALLSAKRNRNPKAAISHLRRGLQNDPDQPIGYRLLAQAYDQIGKRAEAEMATANGYFAQGDISSAKAMATRAQKKLKRGSPEWVQAQDIIDYRPPKI
- a CDS encoding DsbA family protein; translation: MQPVKHLIALLLFAIATTGLAAGNANAASFDDAQKEEIEQIVTDYLLENPDVIRQVFGKLREEDSKREQAARAERANRAKQALAENKDELLNAEDQIVFGNPDGDVTIVEFLDYNCGYCKQAFGSMLSLVESDKDLRFIVKEWPVLGPQSMEAALVAMAVTQEAPEKYWDFHKAMMTLRGTADKESALRVAEKLGLSRSKLEALYEDKSLIKPIEDNYRLAEALQLTGTPGFVVGDEVIPGFVPAQALQSKLESVRSCGSTTC